The sequence below is a genomic window from Fibrobacter sp..
AGATTTTACTTTATGAAAGCAATTATCCTGAAAGCAACTCGTGAAAAGTCCGCCCTGCGTTTCCACCCCTGGATTTTCAGCGGTGCCATTGACGAAGTCACCGGCGATCCGCAGCTGGGCGACGTAGTAGAAGTTTATTCCTACCATAGCGATTTTCTAGGCCTTGCAGCCTACTCCCCCAAGTCCCAGATTCGAGGACGTTTCTGGACCTTCGGCGAAAAACAGAACATCGACCGCGATTTCTTCAGCGATGTTCTTGACAGGGCTATTGCCGCACGCAAGAGCCGCGGCTTTGACATCGCCGACAAGGAAAGTGCATTCCGCCTGATCAACGCCGAAAACGACGGCATTCCCGGCTGCATCATCGACAAGTACGCCGACATCTATTCCGTAGAAATTTTGGCTGCAGGCGCCGAAGTCAACCGCAAGATCATTTACGAACTGCTGGCAGAAAAAACTGGCTGCCGCGGTATCTACGAACGCTGCGACTCCGACGTCCGCAAGAAGGAAGGCCTTCCCCTGCGTACAGGCGTTGTGTACGGCGAAGTTCCCGACGAACCAGTCATTATCAACGAAAACGGGATTCTCTTCCCCATCGACGTGAAGAACGGACACAAGACCGGCTACTACCTGGATCAGCGTGACGCCCGCCGTCGCGTAGGCGA
It includes:
- a CDS encoding class I SAM-dependent methyltransferase gives rise to the protein MKAIILKATREKSALRFHPWIFSGAIDEVTGDPQLGDVVEVYSYHSDFLGLAAYSPKSQIRGRFWTFGEKQNIDRDFFSDVLDRAIAARKSRGFDIADKESAFRLINAENDGIPGCIIDKYADIYSVEILAAGAEVNRKIIYELLAEKTGCRGIYERCDSDVRKKEGLPLRTGVVYGEVPDEPVIINENGILFPIDVKNGHKTGYYLDQRDARRRVGELAKGKKVLNCFCYTGGFGLYALRGGCEKVYQVDVSKDALKLAKEGIMRNKLSTAHATHVEADVFQYLRKCRDKAETFDFIVLDPPKFVESKDNLQKGCRGYKDINLLAMKLLAEGGMLATFSCSGLMEMDLFQKIVADAAADAHRRVQIIERFGQPADHPVNTAFPEGQYLKGLLVQVI